tagtcccacatcggttattcgctgggtagatcttgggtacttatacaggatcaaagaacccaaataataccttccggctagccattttgggtgaggtcctggattgttacaaatggtatcagagcggactcggcctataacctatgtggattaggggactctgcagcacggatccattggggctgaccacgagcccatcgtggtgtttgtgattagatttgaacccttagcctgacaaagacgtcagggcttgaacggggggagtatgtgaagacccgtgcgagcgtgtgtttagtcccacatcggttattcgctgagtagatcttgggtacttatacaggatcaaggaacccaaataataactttcggctagccattttgggtgagatcctagatcgttacaaatggtatcaccaaatctgtcacgccccgagcccgaggcgcggcagacgccgcacgcccgcacggcgagccgcacaggcgtgcaaggcatcggatcatatcaaagcaaatacagatattcaaaactgacataattatttaaatatattcaaaagcagtcttacaaaatttcaaaataacatttgctaacataattcaaatgtccaaactaatctaactgaAATGCCAACAACTAATGGAATCATcggaaatctaacgcactccccaatcccgtgcgatcaagcctctgaatctgaaaaacagagaaaataaaataatgagctacactagcccagtaagcaacaaaataccccaaagtggggtcagagcatatcagatcaaaatacaggataatgtctggaataaatcataaataacatcgttttactgttttcaaaacttattatcatttttccaaaaatctgataccagaatctcaacatgataggctacggccacgtaacccagtggcatgggttgcacaaggtgccaaacaccactattattaagcaccggtggtacggtgttcaaataccactattctaatcaccggtggtacggtgtccaaataccactattctaatcaccgatggtacggtgtcgaaaccggttcctcacagattacaagtcgacaggtccaacgtataatccccattggcggggccagaacagaacagaacagatcatagccatgctgagaatacatatatataaaaacagttttcataaattttccagtcatagtttacggatttcagagcataattttcaaatgaaatttaacatgccagacccattttactaaatacaaaacatatttcagaatttaatctactaataattattttagaaaaatgcactttgaagcattaagttacttacctcttctcgcttaatccctacttcagataggcgaatcaggttcacctgtttaaatttaattaattccttgttaatttcagaactaagcaaaatccaaaaaataattctattgGACACGACCCAACAAGGcctagagttggcccataatgggcatggcccgatagggcccatatcggacacgACCCAATGGGCCCACATAGACCCAGCTGAATAGGGCCCAAGGTTGGCTTTTAATTAGTTCATTtatacaataaaatttattgtagggactaatacttaattacagggtactgttctataataaaactttagtGGAGGGACCAATCAAATATATTTGGGGACCCTTATTtaataatctttcttatagggaacaaacataaattgcagaaggctcttttgtgaaataatatactgccaagggcttaactgcaaaattccatttattggccaaacgggtTCGGGTTTCAGGTGTTGGGTTCCGGGTTCCGAGTTTCGGGTCGGGTTTCGGAttttcggatttcgggtttcgggttctctccctttttttttttaaaccgggCCCAATTGGGCCCAAAGTGAACCAGGCCCAAGTCGGGCCCACGATGAACAGGGCCCATGCTTGGCCCCGTTCGGCCCGTAAGGGCCCTCATCTTCCCCAAAACCCCctccccatggacaggggagttggaaaccgagagaggaagggggaaatCGGCGGGGTGGTCGGCCGGCCTAGGCGGCTGGGGGCCGTCGCCCGATCGACGGCCAGCCGAtcgcagtggcggccggcggccgctGCGGCTCCCGGCGTGAAGAAGCAACCGAGAagatctcggtttggggccaaagCAAGGGAGGAAAGCATGCTGAATAAAGGGCAAAAGAGGCTTACCGGTGGTGGCAGAGGCGGCAGAAGGAGGATCTCGGCTCGGCCCGGCAGCTAGCAGCGGCGGCGGTGCTCGGAACCGAGGGGACGGATCTCAGAACAGGGGAAGGCTTGCGAAGGAGATTCGGACGGCGCTTGGTCGGGAAGAGGACACCGGTCACTCGGGAGGcaagaacaaagaaagaagagggaggagaaggaggagagggaggaggaagaagctcGGAGGTGGCCCTAGGGGAAGGTAAGATGGGGTTTTATCGTCCCATCGTAACGGccctccgccgcgaaaatcgcggcggtcgaACGAGATCCGCGGCCGCGGTTGGCCGCGGATTTaccggagggggggggggtgccgcgggtatcccgcggcgcccttgccccgtttgtccccggaggagccggagaggatcgccatcgcgatcctctgttccggctcttcccaaaagaagagtcgggctgaagtcggctggggctgccggcttcagcccgtatctcacattctctcccccttagaaaaatttcgtcctcgaaatttaacataTCTCAGTTTGCAAAAAGGTccggatattttttttttcatctcgtCCTCTAGTTCCCATATAGCCTCACGTTCtgagtgattgctccactggatCTTGATATAGGGAACTGTGCGCCTTCTTAATACTTGTTTCTTTCTATCAATTATCCGTACAGGCTGCTTAATTTGCATAGCAGAGACAACTCGAGGAAAAGTGTAAGTACCACAAACTACGAAGTTAAATTCATTGTCTTTAGGGGTCTGAAATTTTACTTGCTTTTCATGGCAATTAATGGTAGCAAAGTGTGACGCTGACTAGTCTATACCGAGAATTATGCCAAAGTCATGCATATCTATAACTATCAAATCAACAGGCAAGTCTCTACCTACCATCTGAGCTGGACAAATTTTGCAAATCTGATTACCGGTCATCCCATTCCCGACGGGGGTGCTAACATGCAAATCATACTCTAATAGCACACAAAATAGGtcatgtttttgcacaaatatcGATGACACAAGGAATGCGTAGCAACAGAATCAAACAGTATATAAGCATAAACATAAGCAACCGGTAGTGTACCTGACACCACAGtattggatgcctgagcatcctgctgagtcagtgcGTAAATACGACCCTGTGTGCGCGGTCTCCCCCCTGTCCGCTGCTcagaagaagaaggctgagcCGACTGAACCGGAGCAGGATAAGCTTGTACTTGTTGGGTCCCTGTAGCTTGGGGCCTCTGATCTGATTGTGATACTTGTTGATTATAAGGGCACTCCTTTATCCTATGACCCTGTTGTCCACATTTGAAACAAGCGCCGGACAATCGTCTACAGAGTTCTGTCTTATGGGCGCCTCCACATGCTTCACATTTAGGCTTCTCTTGTTGGATAGTCTCACCATAAGATCCCTGCTTTTCTGATTGCCCAGACCTATTACGAGATTTTGCTGTCCTGCTAGAATTCTGTCCACTATGAGTATCATCATCtctgctcctcttcttttgtattctatCTTTTGAATCTTGTGTTTCCTTCCAGACAATTTCCATATTCTTGGCCCTATCTACCAATTCATCATAGTTTGTTGAGTGCACTGCGGCCAAACCCCGACGTAagtgaggcttcaatccttcttcaaatctccttATCCGAGACTCTGCATCTATGacgagggtgggagcaaaccgagCTAACCTGTCAAACTCTGCCTCATACTCATCCACGGTCATAGTTCCTTGAGACAGATTTAGAAATTCCCTCTCTAGCTCCCTAAGGCGACTTGaagggaaatacttggagtaaAAGGCTGTGCGAAATCTCTGCCAGGTAAGTGCCTCCTGCTCGGGTGCCAATGTGCGCTCCACAgacatccaccaatgatgagctcggtcctgaagcatataggtggcaaatctgaccttctcttcatcggtgcactccattgccctgaaggctttctccatttcatctATCCAGGCTTCGGCCTCTTGAGGGCTAGTGGTGCCCTTAAAAGCTGAAGGAGCCATTCTTTTGAATTCTGCTATACTCCTTCTTTGCTCAGGAGGAGCAACATCCTGTTGGACTggttgctgaggttgttgcctctgttggcgtactaacccgacgacctcctcgatcagttcgAGCACCCGAGTTTGATTTCCGGCGGCAGCTTCTGGAGTTGATTGACCCTGAGGCCCTGAGCTATGCGATGCCTCGCCCGCTTGGTTAGTGGGGGCTCTTCCCCGAGAGCCCCTAACCATCCGATTCAAGCTACGGACACGGCGAGGCGGCATTCTGATTCAGTAAAAATGTAAATGTTATAAAATCATCTAAACAGAATAATACATAATAGTTAACAAAACAAATGAACATTATCCTCTTATCTAGttcctacccatctctcaacctTTCTGACGAATTctaaagatcctaaaacttaagctcCATCTGACTATTTCAAAAACAATCCCTAAGAATCtgaaacctgagctctgataccaccaaatctgtcacgccccgagcccgaggcgtggcagacgccgcacgcccgcacggcgagccgcacaggcgtgcaaggcatcggatcatatcaaagcaaatacagatattcaaaactgacataattatttaaatatattcaaaagcagtcttacaaaatttcaaaataacatttgctaacataattcaaatgtccaaactaatctaactgaAATGCCAACAACTAATGGAATCATcggaaatctaacgcactccccaatcccgtgcgatcaagcctctgaatctgaaaaacagagaaaataaaataatgagctacactagcccagtaagcaacaaaataccccaaagtggggtcagagcatatcagatcaaaatacaggataatgtctggaataaatcataaataacatcgttttactgttttcaaaacttattatcatttttccaaaaatctgataccagaatctcaacatgataggctacggccacgtaacccagtggcatgggttgcacaaggtgccaaacaccactattattaagcaccggtggtacggtgttcaaataccactattctaatcaccggtggtacggtgtccaaataccactattctaatcaccgatggtacggtgtcgaaaccggttcctcacagattacaagtcgacaggtccaacgtataatctccattggcggggccagaacagaacagaacagatcatagccatgctgagaatacatatatataaaaacagttttcataaattttccagtcatagtttacggatttcagagcataattttcaaatgaaatttaacatgccagacccattttactaaatacaaaacatatttcagaatttaatctactaataattattttagaaaaatgcactttgaagcattaagttacttacctcttctcgcttaatccctacttcagataggcgaatcaggttcacctgtttaaatttaattaattccttgttaatttcagaactaagcaaaatccaaaaaataattctattgGACACGACCCAACAAGGcctagagttggcccataatgggcatggcccgatagggcccatatcggacacgACCCAATGGGCCCACATAGACCCAGCTGAATAGGGCCCAAGGTTGGCTTTTAATTAGTTCATTtatacaataaaatttattgtagggactaatacttaattacagggtactgttctataataaaactttagtGGAGGGACCAATCAAATATATTTGGGGACCCTTATTtaataatctttcttatagggaacaaacataaattgcagaaggctcttttgtgaaataatatactgccaagggcttaactgcaaaattccatttattggccaaacgggtTCGGGTTTCAGGTGTTGGGTTCCGGGTTCCGAGTTTCGGGTCGGGTTTTGGAttttcggatttcgggtttcgggttctctcccttttttttttttaaaccgggCCCAATTGGGCCCAAAGTGAACCAGGCCCAAGTCGGGCCCACGATGAACAGGGCCCATGCTTGGCCCCGTTCGGCCCGTAAGGGCCCTCATCTTCCCCAAAACCCCctccccatggacaggggagttggaaaccgagagaggaagggggaaatCGGCGGGGTGGTCGGCCGGCCTAGGCGGCTGGGGGCCGTCGCCCGATCGACGGCCAGCCGAtcgcagtggcggccggcggccgctGCGGCTCCCGGCGTGAAGAAGCAACCGAGAagatctcggtttggggccaaagCAAGGGAGGAAAGCATGCTGAATAAAGGGCAAAAGAGGCTTACCGGTGGTGGCAGAGGCGGCAGAAGGAGGATCTCGGCTCGGCCCGGCAGCTAGCAGCGGCGGCGGTGCTCGGAACCGAGGGGACGGATCTCAGAACAGGGGAAGGCTTGCGAAGGAGATTCGGACGGCGCTTGGTCGGGAAGAGGACACCGGTCACTCGGGAGGcaagaacaaagaaagaagagggaggagaaggaggagagggaggaggaagaagctcGGAGGTGGCCCTAGGGGAAGGTAAGATGGGGTTTTATCGTCCCATCGTAACGGccctccgccgcgaaaatcgcggcggtcgaACGAGATCCGCGGCCGCGGTTGGCCGCGGATTTACCGGAGGGGGGGGGGTGCCGCGGGTATCCCGCGGCGCCCTTGCCCCGTTTGtccccggaggagccggagaggatcgccatcgcgatcctctgttccggctcttcccaaaagaagagtcgggctgaagtcggctggggctgccggcttcagcccgtatctccatttgtaacaacccaggacctcacccaaaatggctagccggaaggtattatttgggttctttgatcctgtataagtacccaagatctacccagcgaataaccgatgtgggactaaacacacgcccgcacgggtcgtcacatactcccctcgttcaagccctgacgtcctcgtcaggctaagggttcatatctattcaaatcaaatcacaaataccacgattggcccgtggtcagcctcaatggatccatgctgcagtgtccacataggttatgggccgggtccgctctgataccatttgtaacaacccaggacctcacccaaaatggctagccggaaggtattatttgggttctttgatcctgtataagtacccaagatctacccagcgaataaccgatgtgggactaaacacacgcccgcacgggtcgtcacaagtttactataaacttgtgataccaaatgtcacgcccccgcctctgcgaggcacgtgaggcacctagtgcccacgtgggggccacatgagggaggaacacggggctcccctgccagatattgtccggttctggggcttcacgcaagcgtccttcacccctccccggttttgttttccacccaaaacgcgtctgcaggatttggagacacccgcctcatatgcccaggctctggaacgagtctttccgatgtgggactattgggcctcacacccttcccaccatcggacaagagccgtcctcggctctgataccatttgtaacaacccaggacctcacccaaaatggctagccggaaggtattatttgggttctttgatcctgtataagtacccaagatctacccagcgaataaccgatgtgggactaaacacacgcccgcacgggtcgtCACACATATGTTGAAGAGGAAAATGGGAAGTGGGGAGATTTGTTTTTGATGAGTGAATGTGTGAAGAGAAGGAAGACTTAAATGGCTGATTGCACATGAAAGCTGGTAATGTTCAACGTGGGAGGATGTTAGAACATAAACGATTGAACTCGATTGGATGTGAAAGGAATAGATGAGTTGGGCTGAATCGAAAATCTGAGAGGGTCTAATTCACGGGGTGCGTGTCATTcgggttcagggatcatccaAAATGAGTTTGACTCATCCTGCATATATTGGACATgaccaataaaatcaatcaaacttgaattacttctaataatttattaaaatgcaatgatgaaagagaatgaattttcttatgtttaaatttaaaaatatgtatataaaaataataataagtgctatgagtaagaagttaatttatgcattatttagcacttatcacttaaccaaggaacggggctaataactgttaggtgaggtccttataacttggagaccaagttggctacaacttgcttgagaagcattgtacaagaagttgtacacttattgtttatatgtcaccaataactgttaggtgaggtaacatgtaaattggtgggaccgtagcaccccacttgaaatcTAGAGTCGCAGGTTTTCGTTTCTCTACCGGAAGAGTGTAAgagattcgaaaaaatagtgggaggtgtttgttttaaatgttcctaaaacaaatagagttcaagtacaaaattctaactagaatctttactctctgaggattataaagtcagcttccaaactcttaactcatatcctagagaacaaccgtttgaccaaactcaattataaagactcgctcaataatttcaaaatagttttgaattgtgacaaattagggtatatgctagaccatgatATCCCCGTGTTACtagtccgtccgatcactgatcagcgtaagatgcatgacaagtaaacgaacgatgacaataaagttaggtgctacataacggcatgagaacatgaagacttcCAGGAACATAttgaatcacctgcaagagttgtagggtgaatagagtcgcgcagcacggtttgaagtatccaaaaggctcttcaaggccaagatacaCGAAGGgcagtccatccatgatcatggtttgactgtgataaaggacttagaggagcttgagaagctcggcatgaccatgcataaagaattgcaaacggatttgatcccgcaatcccttccagcttcatatgaacagtttatagtaaactatcatatgaacaaaactgtatgcaccaaaatagaattgttatataaattggtaactaccttagggaccttgaagagtccaaggggcaTAGTTTTCGctatcgagttggcttctacttccaagagagagtctacctggaagaagaagaagtctgcGAAGAAGCGgaagaccgagaaaaggccaagtaagaaagttccaagaaaaatgcCGATTGTAAGGGAAAGTGTTTCTATTGCATTATGaatggccattggaagaggaactgtcctacatacatggaaaacataaaaagc
This genomic stretch from Phoenix dactylifera cultivar Barhee BC4 unplaced genomic scaffold, palm_55x_up_171113_PBpolish2nd_filt_p 001436F, whole genome shotgun sequence harbors:
- the LOC120108621 gene encoding uncharacterized protein LOC120108621; amino-acid sequence: MSVERTLAPEQEALTWQRFRTAFYSKYFPSSRLRELEREFLNLSQGTMTVDEYEAEFDRLARFAPTLVIDAESRIRRFEEGLKPHLRRGLAAVHSTNYDELVDRAKNMEIVWKETQDSKDRIQKKRSRDDDTHSGQNSSRTAKSRNRSGQSEKQGSYGETIQQEKPKCEACGGAHKTELCRRLSGACFKCGQQGHRIKECPYNQQVSQSDQRPQATGTQQVQAYPAPVQSAQPSSSEQRTGGRPRTQGRIYALTQQDAQASNTVVSEYDLHVSTPVGNGMTGNQICKICPAQM